One Solanum lycopersicum chromosome 4, SLM_r2.1 DNA window includes the following coding sequences:
- the SPA gene encoding protein SPA, chloroplastic codes for MLTAPSLSRFKSPFISSPLKLPTLSSSFFTQKFHQTCRRRNSYPCIKAVDLDQNTVIAITVGVLSVAIGVGIPVFYETQIDNAAKRENTQPCFPCTGTGAQKCRFCMGTGSVTVELGGGETEVSRCINCDGAGGLTCTTCQGSGIQPRYLDRREFKDDD; via the exons ATGTTAACAGCACCTTCACTTTCCCGCTTTAAGTCTCCATTTATCAGCTCACCTCTTAAGCTTCCtactctttcttcttcttttttcactCAGAAATTTCATCAAACATGTCGTAGGCGAAATTCGTACCCATGTATTAAAGCTGTGGATCTTGATCAAAACACG GTGATAGCAATTACAGTTGGGGTGCTCAGTGTTGCTATTGGAGTTGGAATTCCAGTTTTTTATGAGACCCAAATTGATAATGCT GCAAAAAGAGAGAACACTCAGCCCTGCTTCCCCTGCACTGGCACTGGTGCTC AGAAATGCAGATTTTGCATGGGTACTGGCAGTGTGACGGTGGAGCTTGGAGGGGGTGAGACAGAAGTCTCTCGGTGCATCAATTGTGACGGTGCTGGTGGTTTGACTTGCACAACATGTCAAGGCAGTGGCATTCAACCTCGGTACCTTGATCGCAG GGAATTCAAGGACGATGATTAG
- the LOC101260226 gene encoding uncharacterized protein yields the protein MESALLSASRFTTALHKAEREVVGGPVAVRKLQSSFYGKEINSHTLFTKNFKKINLTITSVMRKKLIKKETVVPDPDYRIPIVLLGLSGGLFYVENLPAAVPIGLLGLLLLFQTTRVRFVFDDEALEVKVGEQLEESGENVFVGGKNRWKYSSFVNWELWWPNFPILVYFKEKQTKPEGQIHFFPVIFNGRQLYDAMVERCGPSKTSGPK from the exons ATGGAGAGCGCTCTTCTCTCTGCTTCCCGCTTCACTACTGCTCTGCACA AAGCAGAAAGAGAAGTAGTAGGTGGACCTGTGGCTGTGAGGAAATTACAGAGCTCATTCTATGGCAAAGAGATTAATAGTCATACTCTTTTCActaaaaacttcaaaaaaatcaatCTCACTATCACCTCAGTG ATGCGGAAGAAACTGATAAAGAAGGAGACTGTTGTTCCTGATCCAGATTACCGAATTCCTATTGTCCTTCTAG GGTTATCTGGTGGTTTATTTTATGTGGAAAATCTACCCGCAGCAGTTCCTATTGGTCTTCTTGGATTACTCCTGTTATTCCag ACAACAAGAGTGAGATTTGTCTTTGATGATGAGGCTCTG GAGGTGAAAGTTGGGGAGCAACTCGAGGAGTCAGGTGAAAATGTTTTCGTGGGTGGAAAGAACCGCTGGAA ATATTCTTCATTTGTGAACTGGGAGCTATGGTGGCCAAACTTTCCGATTTTGGTTTATTTTAAAGAGAAACAGACAAAACCCGAGGGACAAATACACTTTTTCCCAGTGATTTTT aaCGGGAGGCAACTGTACGATGCTATGGTGGAGAGATGTGGCCCTTCAAAAACTAGCGGACCAAAGTAG
- the LOC101260532 gene encoding putative HVA22-like protein g gives MIGSFITRVLVMVFGYAYPAYECFKTVEMNKPDIQQLRFWCQYWILVAMLTVCERFGDAFISWVPMYSEAKLAFVIYLWCPKTKGTTYVYDAFFKPVILRHEPEIDKSLLELRTRAGDMFFLYWQKAASYGQTRVFDILQYIASQSNPPPPTQTHRQSSRGRQPTASLNRRSSASATQVQAEEQAPRASSESSSEDEADSAEEAGSSKGPPPASTAAANAQKTTPSKSLVSTVAASLNTQKASPSKSLAEITKPSTSVETRVVQIDSVPPSATESVNPPAETALEEAVRVTRARSRKTRTSNNP, from the exons ATGATTGGATCTTTTATCACCAGAGTGCTTGT GATGGTTTTTGGTTATGCTTATCCAGCTTATGAATGCTTCAAAACTGTGGAGATGAACAAACCAGATATTCAGCAACTCCGCTTTTGGTGCCAATATTG GATCTTAGTTGCTATGTTGACAGTTTGTGAGAGGTTCGGTGATGCTTTTATTTCATG GGTTCCAATGTACAGTGAAGCTAAGCTGGCATTCGTCATTTACTTGTGGTGCCCCAAAACTAAG GGAACTACATACGTCTATGATGCCTTTTTTAAACCTGTGATATTAAGGCATGAACCTGAGATTGATAAAAGTTTGTTGGAGTTGAGGACCAGAGCAGGAGATATGTTCTTTTTATACTGGCAGAAAGCTGCTAGCTATGGCCAGACGAGGGTTTTCGACATTTTGCAGTACATTGCTTCGCAGTCAAATCCACCTCCCCCCACTCAG ACACACAGGCAAAGCAGTAGAGGTCGTCAACCCACAGCATCACTAAATCGCAGGTCATCTGCTTCAGCAACACAAGTACAGGCTGAAGAACAAGCACCCCGTGCTTCTTCTGAATCTTCAAGCGAGGATGAAGCAGATTCAGCAGAAGAGGCAGGATCCTCCAAAGGTCCTCCACCTGCTTCCACTGCCGCTGCAAATGCACAAAAAACAACTCCCTCCAAATCACTGGTTTCAACTGTAGCTGCTTCTCTGAACACACAAAAAGCATCTCCCTCCAAATCCCTTGCTGAAATCACAAAACCTTCCACGTCTGTTGAAACTCGAGTGGTGCAGATTGATTCTGTGCCTCCCTCAGCCACTGAAAGTGTTAACCCTCCTGCTGAGACAGCCTTGGAGGAAGCAGTCCGAGTAACACGCGCCAGATCAAGAAAGACAAGGACCTCAAACAACCCTTGA
- the LOC101248386 gene encoding transcription factor E2FC isoform X2, translating into MSTTAGENVDLNLSLATPLHLRSSPSPTPTAIAVTPYRSHPRILSNLCSESLTGNPQASATFGFNPNNEIEKSKEYNCGSGVSQRSLASNYSPVEQAPSARTKQPSKRKSSRDTIEATKGINADLLDNLNLGVTYRYDNSLGLLTKKFIGLLQEADDGTLDLNHSAEVLEVAKRRIYDITNVLEGIGLIEKTTKSRIRWKGFQSTKSQGLDNQVSTLKGQIGYLSAEDHRLDSCIREKLEQIRNLESDMNCQKSLFLTEEDIRNLPYFRDKTLIAIKAPYASSIEVPDPCEDVDLERQYKLILRSTTGPIDLFLLSKQGRQHEDITIKHDKSMDSVSAAKKMDDAYPSPAHPCSLDSTDSKLSGVHKIVPSHNSIDDDYWLRSEEAVSATALWGIE; encoded by the exons ATGTCTACTACCGCCGGTGAAAACGTCGATCTCAACTTATCACTAGCAACACCACTTCATCTAAGATCATCGCCTTCTCCTACTCCTACCGCCATTGCTGTAACACCTTACCGGAGCCATCCCCGTATTCTCTCCAATCTTTGCTCGGAATCTCTGACCGGAAATCCTCAGGCATCTGCTACATTTGGTTTTAATCCG AATAATGAAATTGAAAAGTCCAAGGAATACAATTGTGGATCTGGAGTTAGTCAGAGAAGTCTTGCATCCAACTATTCTCCCGTTGAACAAGCTCCTAGTGCACGTACTAAACAACCTAGTAAAAGGAAGTCTTCTAGAGATACCATTGAAGCTACCAAAGGAATAAATGCAG ATCTACTTGATAACCTGAATTTAGGTGTCACTTATCGATATGATAACTCTTTAG GCTTGTTGACTAAGAAATTTATTGGTTTGCTTCAAGAGGCTGATGATGGAACCCTTGATTTGAACCATTCTGCAGAGGTTTTGGAG GTGGCAAAGAGGAGAATTTATGATATCACAAATGTACTCGAGGGAATTGGATTAATTGAGAAAACTACAAAGAGTCGTATACGTTGGAA AGGGTTCCAGTCAACAAAATCTCAAGGGCTGGATAACCAAGTATCTACACTGAAG GGACAAATTGGATATCTAAGTGCAGAGGATCACCGACTTGATAGCTGCATAAG GGAAAAACTAGAGCAAATAAGGAACCTGGAATCTGATATGAATTGTCAGAA GAGCCTCTTTCTGACTGAGGAAGATATCAGAAACTTGCCTTATTTCAGG GATAAAACTCTCATTGCTATAAAAGCTCCATATGCTAGTTCTATTGAAGTTCCTGATCCATGTGAG GATGTTGATTTGGAGAGGCAGTATAAGCTTATTCTTAGAAGCACAACAGGGCCGATAGATTTGTTTCTCTTGAG CAAACAGGGTAGGCAGCATGAGGACATAACCATCAAACATGACAAGTCCATGGATTCAGTGTCTGCTGCAAAAAAGATGGATGATGCTTACCCATCCCCAGCACATCCTTGCTCTTTAGATTCAACAGACTCAAAGCTCTCGGGTGTCCATAAAATAGTACCTTCTCATAACAGT ATAGATGATGATTACTGGTTGCGCTCGGAGGAGGCGGTTAGCGCAACTGCTCTGTGGGGCATTGAATAA
- the LOC101248386 gene encoding transcription factor E2FC isoform X1 gives MSTTAGENVDLNLSLATPLHLRSSPSPTPTAIAVTPYRSHPRILSNLCSESLTGNPQASATFGFNPQNNEIEKSKEYNCGSGVSQRSLASNYSPVEQAPSARTKQPSKRKSSRDTIEATKGINADLLDNLNLGVTYRYDNSLGLLTKKFIGLLQEADDGTLDLNHSAEVLEVAKRRIYDITNVLEGIGLIEKTTKSRIRWKGFQSTKSQGLDNQVSTLKGQIGYLSAEDHRLDSCIREKLEQIRNLESDMNCQKSLFLTEEDIRNLPYFRDKTLIAIKAPYASSIEVPDPCEDVDLERQYKLILRSTTGPIDLFLLSKQGRQHEDITIKHDKSMDSVSAAKKMDDAYPSPAHPCSLDSTDSKLSGVHKIVPSHNSIDDDYWLRSEEAVSATALWGIE, from the exons ATGTCTACTACCGCCGGTGAAAACGTCGATCTCAACTTATCACTAGCAACACCACTTCATCTAAGATCATCGCCTTCTCCTACTCCTACCGCCATTGCTGTAACACCTTACCGGAGCCATCCCCGTATTCTCTCCAATCTTTGCTCGGAATCTCTGACCGGAAATCCTCAGGCATCTGCTACATTTGGTTTTAATCCG CAGAATAATGAAATTGAAAAGTCCAAGGAATACAATTGTGGATCTGGAGTTAGTCAGAGAAGTCTTGCATCCAACTATTCTCCCGTTGAACAAGCTCCTAGTGCACGTACTAAACAACCTAGTAAAAGGAAGTCTTCTAGAGATACCATTGAAGCTACCAAAGGAATAAATGCAG ATCTACTTGATAACCTGAATTTAGGTGTCACTTATCGATATGATAACTCTTTAG GCTTGTTGACTAAGAAATTTATTGGTTTGCTTCAAGAGGCTGATGATGGAACCCTTGATTTGAACCATTCTGCAGAGGTTTTGGAG GTGGCAAAGAGGAGAATTTATGATATCACAAATGTACTCGAGGGAATTGGATTAATTGAGAAAACTACAAAGAGTCGTATACGTTGGAA AGGGTTCCAGTCAACAAAATCTCAAGGGCTGGATAACCAAGTATCTACACTGAAG GGACAAATTGGATATCTAAGTGCAGAGGATCACCGACTTGATAGCTGCATAAG GGAAAAACTAGAGCAAATAAGGAACCTGGAATCTGATATGAATTGTCAGAA GAGCCTCTTTCTGACTGAGGAAGATATCAGAAACTTGCCTTATTTCAGG GATAAAACTCTCATTGCTATAAAAGCTCCATATGCTAGTTCTATTGAAGTTCCTGATCCATGTGAG GATGTTGATTTGGAGAGGCAGTATAAGCTTATTCTTAGAAGCACAACAGGGCCGATAGATTTGTTTCTCTTGAG CAAACAGGGTAGGCAGCATGAGGACATAACCATCAAACATGACAAGTCCATGGATTCAGTGTCTGCTGCAAAAAAGATGGATGATGCTTACCCATCCCCAGCACATCCTTGCTCTTTAGATTCAACAGACTCAAAGCTCTCGGGTGTCCATAAAATAGTACCTTCTCATAACAGT ATAGATGATGATTACTGGTTGCGCTCGGAGGAGGCGGTTAGCGCAACTGCTCTGTGGGGCATTGAATAA